Proteins encoded within one genomic window of Brassica rapa cultivar Chiifu-401-42 chromosome A09, CAAS_Brap_v3.01, whole genome shotgun sequence:
- the LOC103837584 gene encoding putative U-box domain-containing protein 50 translates to MEEVQNHVFEEAAEGSTTEKVYIAVGSDIQEGFKTIDWALKKWHNTPISIVLLHFCNILQDFVYTPFGKLPASSVSEEKLEVLRKYEDQKINKLLSKYVTFCGKLQVKAELLKVENQDDFIPTLILDLISKLKITKLVMGITFMRSSSSSSSWKSKSAISGSFYVYQNKPDFCEFYIICGGKMVMLKRENDANNNMRSWIGKMFHDPGRSLDLSSSSNDDSTGSGSPWDKNLQEMESYFQQLLSLNLEEDDVEETEEDDDEEEGVALNVLQHMNVAEKLEYVRRKVNEAKLMIEENMREVKVNCERSDKAEWAISLCTCRIEELEGGIKQESERREKLQVTLDSDKECIQEAKNDVEKGKTKLVSLGGIKEELSSKAKTMTEAKSQAEAELESVVLKKGEMVMEIEKLRNQRDIFNLRIEFCKEKEATGLDSKEEVKCGYREYVADDIKLATESYSDRLRLKSGGNWTNVYRGRIKHTTMAVKVIGDTLSDEVFKAKVKLLNEIRHPNLVAIAGFCPEKPKCILFEYMHNGNLRDNLFTSLRKSRRSKILTWLDRIRIAHQVCSGLGFLHSVKPKPIVHGRLTPSKILLDRNLVPKITGFGVLMHQTDTKPDVLAFGVLLLHLLTGRNWPGLLKAMSMNQASILRDLDQTAGKWPLELAKEFGGLAVKCASVNRGVNIDFTTKEIMQELGKIMEKANEFRITGGYEEATNSNINEADPNDIIPSVFICPILQEVMKNPHVAADGFSYELEAIEEWLSMGHDTSPMTNLSLDHQVLTPNHTLRALIQDWHSKKAAQASS, encoded by the exons ATGGAGGAAGTCCAGAACCATGTATTCGAAGAAGCAGCAGAAGGATCGACAACGGAGAAAGTCTACATAGCTGTAGGAAGCGATATACAAGAAGGTTTCAAAACAATCGATTGGGCATTAAAGAAATGGCACAACACaccaatctccattgttcttcTCCATTTCTGCAACATTTTACAAGATTTCGTCTACACCCCTT TTGGAAAGCTTCCAGCGAGTTCTGTCAGCGAGGAGAAGCTTGAAGTACTCAGGAAATACGAGGACCAAAAGATCAACAAGTTGTTGTCCAAATACGTTACTTTTTGTGGAAAG TTACAGGTGAAAGCAGAGTTACTCAAGGTTGAGAATCAAGATGATTTTATACCAACGCTAATCTTAGATTTGATCTCAAAGCTCAAGATCACAAAACTAGTCATGGGAATCACTTTCATGagatcttcatcatcttcttcatcatggAAATCAAAGAGTGCTATAAGCGGATCGTTCTATGTATACCAAAACAAACCAGATTTTTGCGAGTTTTACATAATCTGTGGAGGCAAGATGGTTATGCTAAAGAGGGAGAACGATGCGAACAACAATATGAGAAGCTGGATTGGTAAGATGTTTCATGATCCTGGAAGGAGTCTAGACCTTTCATCAAGCAGCAATGATGATTCAACGGGTAGTGGAAGTCCATGGGATAAGAATTTGCAGGAGATGGAGAGTTATTTCCAGCAGTTATTGAGTTTGAAtcttgaagaagatgatgtggaagaaacagaagaagatgatgatgaggaggagGGGGTGGCACTAAACGTGCTGCAACATATG AATGTAGCAGAGAAGCTGGAGTATGTGAGAAGAAAAGTAAATGAAGCTAAGCTGATGATAGAGGAGAACATGAGAGAAGTCAAAGTCAACTGTGAGAGATCAGACAAAGCTGAATGGGCAATCTCTTTATGTACTTGCAGA ATTGAAGAGCTTGAAGGTGGGATAAAACAAGAAAGCGAGAGACGAGAGAAGCTTCAAGTGACGTTAGATTCTGATAAAGAATGCATCCAAGAAGCAAAGAACGACGTCGAAAAAGGCAAAACAAAGCTAGTTTCCCTTGGGGGGATTAAAGAAGAGCTCTCAAGCAAGGCTAAGACAATGACGGAGGCTAAATCACAGGCAGAAGCTGAGCTAGAGAGCGTCGTGTTAAAGAAAGGAGAGATGGTAATGGAGATTGAGAAACTTAGGAACCAAAGAGATATCTTCAACCTTAGGATTGAGTTTTGCAAAGAGAAAGAGGCCACAGGGTTGGACTCAAAGGAAGAAGTGAAGTGTGGGTATAGAGAGTATGTTGCAGATGATATCAAGTTAGCCACAGAGAGttactctgatcgtttgaggtTAAAATCTGGTGGTAACTGGACGAATGTGTACCGAGGGAGGATCAAACACACAACAATGGCTGTGAAAGTGATTGGTGACACTTTATCAGATGAAGTTTTTAAAGCAAAAGTTAAGCTTTTGAATGAGATTAGACATCCTAACTTGGTAGCCATTGCTGGGTTCTGTCCAGAGAAGCCTAAATGCATACTCTTTGAGTATATGCACAATGGAAACTTGAGGGACAATCTATTCACATCACTGAGGAAATCAAGAAGAAGCAAGATACTAACATGGCTTGATAGGATACGCATAGCTCACCAGGTTTGCTCCGGACTCGGTTTTCTCCACTCGGTTAAGCCTAAACCGATCGTCCACGGTCGTCTTACGCCTTCCAAGATCCTCTTGGACCGTAACCTTGTACCGAAAATAACCGGGTTTGGAGTTTTAATGCATCAGACTGATACAAAACCTGATGTGTTGGCGTTTGGGGTTTTGCTTCTGCATCTACTAACCGGGAGGAACTGGCCCGGTTTGCTTAAGGCGATGTCGATGAACCAGGCGAGCATTCTAAGAGATTTGGACCAAACAGCTGGTAAGTGGCCGTTGGAGTTAGCTAAGGAGTTTGGTGGACTTGCGGTGAAGTGTGCTTCAGTTAACAGAGGAGTGAACATTGATTTTACAACTAAAGAGATAATGCAAGAGCTTGGTAAGATCATGGAGAAAGCTAATGAGTTTAGAATCACAGGAGGGTATGAGGAAGCAACTAACTCAAACATCAATGAAGCAGATCCAA
- the LOC103837585 gene encoding uncharacterized protein LOC103837585 codes for MATEPLIQGAIMLLAFVMFWALKYLSQQGLTKFRSKHRATLQTQRQLIQASRLLARARATTKKSQSQSLAKTALTEADDVIALSPDDAAGHIVRALSLDLLGHHTAALKSFDTALTYPRLKSLSAGERADALVKRAEMKVAVNRRRRNDSAIEDLEEAVRLAAGTDTARIFRLLGECYEYKGLGEKAQWAFSEALKA; via the coding sequence ATGGCCACAGAACCACTCATCCAAGGAGCAATCATGCTGCTAGCCTTCGTCATGTTCTGGGCCCTCAAGTACCTCTCTCAACAAGGCCTAACCAAGTTCCGATCCAAACACCGAGCCACACTCCAAACCCAGCGTCAGCTCATCCAAGCCTCTCGCCTCCTCGCTCGAGCCCGAGCCACCACTAAAAAATCTCAATCACAATCCCTCGCCAAGACCGCCCTCACCGAAGCCGACGACGTGATCGCTCTCTCCCCAGACGATGCCGCCGGCCACATAGTCCGCGCCTTGTCTCTAGATCTGCTCGGCCACCACACCGCCGCTCTCAAATCGTTCGATACGGCGCTGACTTATCCGCGGCTGAAGTCGCTGTCCGCGGGGGAACGCGCCGATGCGCTTGTGAAGAGAGCTGAGATGAAGGTCGCTGTGAATCGGCGGCGGAGGAATGATTCGGCGATCGAAGATCTGGAAGAGGCGGTTAGGCTCGCCGCCGGGACGGATACGGCGAGGATATTCCGTCTTTTGGGGGAGTGTTATGAGTACAAGGGCTTGGGAGAGAAGGCCCAGTGGGCTTTTAGCGAAGCCTTGAAAGCTTAA
- the LOC103837586 gene encoding UDP-glycosyltransferase 91B1: protein MFKQKKKKSFKEVVTASLVSQRRDRQNMAEPNHKLHVAVFPWLALGHMIPYLQLSKLIATKGHTVSFISTPRNIARLPKTPSINFVSLPLPHAVDNNLPENAESTTDVPETHIAYLKKAFDGLSEPFSQFLQASKPDWIVYDILHYWVPPIAEKLGVRRALFCTFNAASIIVIDGPSSIMINGRDPRKTVEDLMDPPPWVPFETNIVYRAFEARRILEYPTAGVTGAELNDSYRTGLASAGSEVIAIRTCTELEPEWIQLLGEIQGKPVIPIGLLPAKATDDDVDDDIIEWLDRQRAKSVVYVALGTEVTVNEKEIQGLAHGLELSGLPFFWTIRKASVFLPDGFEERVKGRGVVRAEWVPQGRILSHGSVGGFVTHCGWGSVVEGLSFGVPLIMFPCNLDQPLVARMLAGMNIGREIPRNERDGSFTSVSVVETIRLVVVEEEGKIYRDNAESMQKNVFGNRRLQDQYVDSFIKFLENHRA from the coding sequence ATGTtcaaacagaagaagaagaagagctttAAAGAAGTAGTCACGGCGTCGTTGGTTTCTCAAAGAAGAGACAGACAGAACATGGCCGAACCAAACCACAAGCTTCATGTAGCAGTCTTCCCATGGCTAGCTTTAGGTCACATGATTCCTTACTTACAACTCTCCAAGCTCATAGCAACAAAAGGCCACACCGTCTCCTTCATCTCCACGCCTCGTAACATCGCCCGTCTTCCCAAAACACCCTCCATAAACTTCGTTTCCTTACCGTTACCTCACGCCGTCGACAACAACCTCCCGGAGAACGCCGAGTCCACCACAGATGTCCCGGAGACTCACATCGCCTACCTCAAGAAAGCCTTCGACGGCCTCTCAGAACCTTTCTCCCAGTTCTTACAAGCTTCCAAACCGGACTGGATAGTGTACGACATCTTGCACTATTGGGTCCCTCCTATCGCCGAGAAGCTAGGCGTGAGACGCGCCCTCTTCTGCACGTTCAACGCAGCTTCCATCATCGTCATAGACGGACCATCATCGATCATGATCAACGGTCGTGATCCTCGCAAGACCGTGGAAGATCTCATGGACCCTCCACCGTGGGTCCCGTTTGAGACAAACATAGTTTACCGTGCCTTTGAGGCGAGGAGGATCTTGGAGTATCCCACGGCGGGTGTCACCGGTGCTGAGCTGAATGATAGCTATAGAACGGGTTTGGCTTCCGCTGGCTCTGAGGTTATTGCGATTAGAACATGTACGGAGCTCGAACCTGAGTGGATTCAGTTGCTCGGTGAGATCCAGGGAAAGCCTGTGATTCCAATAGGTTTACTTCCGGCTAAAGCAACTGATGATGACGTGGATGATGATATCATAGAATGGTTAGATAGACAGCGAGCCAAGTCTGTGGTTTATGTAGCTTTAGGAACCGAAGTGACGGTTAATGAGAAAGAGATACAAGGTTTAGCTCATGGGTTGGAGCTTAGCGGGTTACCTTTCTTTTGGACGATAAGGAAAGCTTCTGTGTTTCTTCCGGATGGGTTTGAAGAGAGAGTCAAAGGGCGTGGGGTTGTTAGAGCAGAGTGGGTACCTCAGGGTAGGATACTGAGTCACGGTTCGGTCGGTGGGTTTGTTACTCACTGTGGGTGGGGTTCAGTAGTTGAAGGGCTTAGCTTTGGTGTTCCTTTGATCATGTTTCCGTGTAATCTAGACCAGCCGCTTGTGGCTAGGATGCTCGCTGGGATGAATATAGGCCGAGAGATTCCAAGGAATGAGCGAGACGGGTCGTTCACTAGTGTTTCTGTGGTGGAGACAATAAGACTGGTTGTTGTGGAGGAAGAAGGGAAGATCTATAGAGACAATGCCGAGTCAATGCAAAAGAACGTATTTGGGAATAGGAGATTGCAAGATCAGTATGTGGATAGTTTTATCAAGTTTCTGGAGAATCATAGAGCCTAA
- the LOC103837587 gene encoding dof zinc finger protein DOF5.7, which yields MSSHTNLHSPKPDHGISGTSHTKKPPSSSSSQDQQTLKCPRCNSSTTKFCYYNNYNLSQPRHFCKSCRRYWTRGGALRNVPIGGGCRKTKKSFKPNTSTPSSCQRFYSSVMEDSSKFFPPPTTMGFQLMNNQVLGLRPMEQAKTTPVDVRSGLSLMGFGDYSNHSPATFSTAGTLATSIETLSCLNQDLHWKLQQQRMAMLFGNSNEETVVVERPQPILYRNLEIVNSPPTKKGENQTEWYFGNNNDNEGVVSNNDNNNNTGGSDQWNNGIQAWTDLNHYNALP from the coding sequence ATGTCCTCCCATACCAATCTCCACTCTCCTAAACCGGATCACGGTATCTCCGGTACATCCCATACCAAAAAACCACCGTCTTCCTCCAGCTCTCAAGACCAACAAACCCTAAAGTGCCCTCGCTGCAACTCCTCAACCACAAAGTTTTGTTACTACAACAACTACAACCTCTCTCAACCTCGTCATTTCTGCAAATCTTGCCGCCGTTACTGGACACGTGGCGGTGCCTTAAGAAACGTCCCCATCGGTGGCGGTTGTcggaaaaccaaaaaatcattcAAACCTAACACATCAACTCCTTCTTCGTGTCAGAGATTTTACTCTTCAGTCATGGAAGATTCCTCCAAGTTTTTCCCTCCTCCAACAACAATGGGTTTTCAACTTATGAATAATCAAGTTCTTGGCCTTAGGCCCATGGAGCAGGCCAAAACAACACCCGTTGATGTCAGGTCGGGATTATCGTTAATGGGTTTCGGAGACTACAGCAACCATTCTCCGGCGACTTTCTCAACCGCAGGAACCCTAGCTACTTCTATAGAAACTTTGAGTTGTTTAAACCAAGATTTACACTGGAAGCTTCAGCAACAGAGGATGGCTATGCTTTTTGGTAACTCTAATGAAGAGACCGTCGTTGTCGAGAGGCCACAGCCGATTCTTTACCGGAATCTAGAGATCGTGAACTCGCCGCCGACGAAGAAAGGAGAGAATCAGACAGAATGGTATTTTGGTAATAATAATGATAACGAAGGGGTCGTTAGTAACaacgataataataataacacagGAGGAAGTGATCAATGGAACAATGGAATTCAAGCTTGGACTGATCTTAATCATTATAATGCTTTGCCATGA